A stretch of Vicia villosa cultivar HV-30 ecotype Madison, WI unplaced genomic scaffold, Vvil1.0 ctg.000314F_1_1, whole genome shotgun sequence DNA encodes these proteins:
- the LOC131626620 gene encoding protein OS-9 homolog, whose product MRSLFLLFIVALSFSYAFAESAFPVHIGSIFGGIGGGGGGGSRGSSREPKYKIEFHPEESPFHPDDDQESLVLPDKNGQKFICYLPKVEKEKSGKPLIQHNVSSMIVETEKRVKQKTPDELLEVLKGPCVIRQEGWWSYEFCYHKKLRQLHLEDEKVVQEFVLGVYDPEATAAFNQNLSDISTFKDPRSKDASQRYHAHQYTNGTICDLTNKPRETEVRFVCSEPRAMISSITEISTCKYALTVHVPMLCKHPLFQEERPVWHTIDCNALPKDFKVSKVREEDEDTEIVMVTDSEINDSEQ is encoded by the exons ATGAGATCGTTATTTTTGTTGTTCATCGTAGCTCTATCTTTCAGCTATGCCTTTGCAGAAAGCGCCTTCCCTGTTCATATCG GTAGTATATTTGGTGGCATTGGTGGTGGTGGCGGCGGTGGTAGTAGAGGCAGCTCTCGTGAACCGAAATATAAGATTGAATTTCATCCAGAAGAATCCCCTTTTCACCCT GATGATGACCAGGAATCTTTAGTTTTACCCGATAAAAATGGACAGAAATTTATATGTTACTTGCCTAAGGTGGAAAAGGAGAAAAGTGGAAAGCCTCTTATACAGCACAACGTTAGCAGCATGATTGTTGAAACTGAGAAAAGGGTTAAACAGAAGACACCAGATGAACTGTTAGAAGTATTGAAGGGTCCATGCGTTATCAGA CAAGAAGGTTGGTGGTCTTATGAGTTTTGTTATCACAAGAAGCTGCGACAGCTGCATTTGGAAGATGAAAAG GTAGTCCAGGAATTTGTCTTGGGTGTGTACGATCCAGAGGCAACAGCTGCATTTAACCAAAACCTTTCCGACATTTCTACATTTAAGGATCCCCGCTCAAAGGACGCCTCACAAAG ATATCATGCTCACCAATATACTAATGGAACCATATGCGATCTTACGAATAAGCCAAGAGAGACTGAG gTGAGGTTTGTATGCTCAGAACCCAGAGCTATGATCAGTTCAATCACAGAGATTTCAACTTGCAAGTATGCACTTACAGTTCATGTCCCTATGCTATGCAAGCACCC ATTGTTTCAAGAGGAGAGACCAGTATGGCACACCATAGACTGTAATGCACTTCCAAAGGATTTCAAGGTTTCCAAAGtgagagaagaagatgaagatacaGAGATTGTTATGGTCACTGATTCAGAAATTAATGATTCAGAACAATGA